From the genome of Vicia villosa cultivar HV-30 ecotype Madison, WI linkage group LG2, Vvil1.0, whole genome shotgun sequence, one region includes:
- the LOC131645979 gene encoding amino acid transporter AVT1I-like has protein sequence MELENKNQVQVSNADQQNGGTNFFKTCFNVLNTLIGIGILSMPYAVYQGGWLSFLLLIIFGMICCYTALLLDRCMNANPGIKSYGDLGEAAFGYKGRATLAIFIYIELFLVAVELLILEGDNLEKLYPNMIFTIFGLRIGGKSGFVILTAFAILPTTWLRNYGVLAYVSIGGVFTCVILIGCVVWVGEVDGVGFHQRGVLLNLGGLSTSMSLFAFCYNAHALIPTIRNSMTDTKLFSKVLVVCFGASAIIYGTIAVLGYMMFGDKLKSQITLNLPTNTISTKIAIYSTIINPFTKYAIIISPITIAIEEKWHVCMTRPISIVVRTSIVASSVLVALYIPFFAYIMAFMGAFLSVAISLLFPCLCYLKINKGAKRFGLEMMIIMGILIIGTLIGIFGTYISVQKIVNQMKH, from the exons ATGGAACTGGAGAATAAAAACCAAGTCCAAGTTTCAAATGCAGACCAACAAAATGGAGGAACCAATTTTTTCAAAACATGTTTCAATGTACTCAATACCTTAATAGGCATTGGAATACTGTCAATGCCGTATGCAGTTTATCAAGGAGGATGGTTGAGTTTTTTGCTGCTGATTATATTTGGGATGATATGTTGCTACACAGCTTTACTTTTGGATAGGTGTATGAATGCAAATCCAGGAATTAAATCCTATGGTGATTTAGGTGAGGCTGCATTTGGATACAAAGGAAGAGCTACATTAGCTATATTCATATACATAGAGTTGTTTTTAGTAGCTGTGGAGCTTCTTATATTAGAAGGTGACAATTTGGAGAAGCTTTATCCAAATATGATATTCACAATCTTTGGACTTAGAATTGGTGGTAAAAGTGGTTTTGTTATTCTCACTGCCTTTGCAATATTACCAACAACATGGTTGAGAAACTATGGAGTTCTAGCCTATGTTTCTATTGGTGGGGTGTTTACTTGTGTTATTTTGATTGGATGTGTTGTGTGGGTGGGTGAAGTTGATGGTGTAGGGTTTCATCAAAGAGGTGTGTTGCTAAATTTGGGAGGTTTGTCTACTTCTATGAGCCTTTTTGCATTTTGTTACAATGCTCATGCATTAATCCCCACAATACGCAATTCCATGACCGACACAAAACTATTTTCCAAG GTTTTGGTTGTTTGCTTTGGTGCAAGCGCAATAATTTACGGAACTATTGCGGTTTTAGGCTACATGATGTTTGGAGATAAATTAAAGTCTCAAATCACATTAAATTTACCAACTAACACTATAAGCACAAAAATAGCAATCTATTCCACCATAATTAACCCTTTCACTAAGTATGCTATTATAATAAGTCCAATAACAATTGCTATTGAGGAAAAATGGCATGTATGCATGACAAGGCCTATTAGCATTGTAGTTAGAACATCTATTGTTGCTAGCAGTGTACTTGTGGCATTATACATTCccttttttgcatacatcatggCATTTATGGGTGCATTCTTGAGTGTTGCAATCTCCTTATTGTTCCCTTGTCTTTGCTACCTAAAGATAAACAAAGGTGCTAAGAGATTTGGGTTAGAGATGATGATCATCATGGGAATTCTTATCATTGGTACATTGATTGGAATCTTTGGTACATACATCTCAGTTCAGAAAATAGTTAATCAGATGAAACATTAA
- the LOC131648665 gene encoding uncharacterized protein LOC131648665 produces the protein MDGPRGNAKVERAGFHLVTLKEESVFLQAFKSVGSYGLFHDGCFNNLLLRSVFFYSTRKKKGADPSLTEFYFRTHRKKDQSWVGVHAESTYDKFEQKKLEISSQNPTIPGEDGADSQPTNEMPPDLDIWVESVGKKKRNRVFGLGTASKTLVSVSKKPSSDHTNEDGVDETDEEDLSNEF, from the exons ATGGATGGGCCGAGGGGGAATGCAAAGGTAGAGCGGGCTGGTTTCCATTTAGTTACATTGAAAGAAGAGAGCGTGTTCTTGCAAGCGTTTAAGTCCGTGGGTAGCTATGGGTTGTTTCATGATGGGTGTTTCAATAATCTTCTTCTAAGATCTGTCTTCTTCTACTCAACA AGAAAGAAAAAGGGTGCAGATCCATCATTGACCGAGTTCTATTTTCGCACACATCGGAAAAAGGATCAAAGTTGGGTTGGAGTTCATGCTGAATCTACATAT gATAAATTTGAACAGAAAAAGTTGGAGATTTCTTCTCAGAATCCAACTATTCCAGGAGAGGACGGAGCTGATAGTCAACCAACTAATGAAATGCCACCTGATTTGGATATATGGGTAGAGTCGGTTGGAAAGAAGAAAAGGAATAGGGTATTTGGTCTTGGAACCGCATCTAAGACTTTGGTTTCTGTATCAAAGAAACCCTCAAGTGATCACACAAATGAAGATGGCGTCGATGAAACAGATGAAGAAGACCttagtaatgaattttga